From the Roseofilum capinflatum BLCC-M114 genome, one window contains:
- a CDS encoding Uma2 family endonuclease yields MTAFILHNPETASITDEQFYQLCAANRDLRLERTAKGDLIIMPPTGGGTGNRNLKIAQQLANWTDRDGTGIGFDSSTCFKLPQGANFSPDASWIPLEKWEALTPEQQEKFPPLCPDFIIELRSASDSLKPLQEKMQEYMDNGCQLGWLINPQNRQVEVYRQGQEKQILDNPASLSGEEVLPGFVLNLSLIW; encoded by the coding sequence ATGACAGCATTCATTTTGCACAATCCCGAAACCGCATCCATTACCGATGAACAATTTTATCAACTTTGTGCAGCTAACCGTGACTTGCGACTAGAACGAACGGCAAAAGGAGACCTCATCATTATGCCACCCACTGGAGGAGGAACGGGAAACCGCAATTTAAAAATTGCTCAACAACTAGCTAATTGGACAGATAGGGACGGTACTGGAATTGGGTTTGATTCTTCCACCTGCTTTAAGCTGCCTCAAGGGGCTAATTTTTCCCCGGATGCCTCTTGGATACCTTTAGAAAAATGGGAAGCTTTAACTCCCGAACAGCAAGAGAAATTCCCACCCCTGTGTCCCGATTTTATCATCGAGCTGCGCTCTGCCAGCGACTCCTTAAAACCCCTGCAAGAGAAAATGCAGGAATATATGGATAATGGTTGTCAATTAGGTTGGCTGATTAATCCCCAAAACCGTCAAGTAGAAGTTTATCGTCAGGGACAAGAGAAACAAATTTTAGACAATCCTGCGAGCTTATCCGGAGAAGAGGTTTTACCCGGATTCGTTTTAAATCTTTCCTTAATTTGGTAA
- a CDS encoding DUF937 domain-containing protein gives MGWLNQVVGAVSEQGGLGQIGGLVNTVQQLSNDTGADEGQMRSLLSVVANFSQSALKEQEPDQAQNLVNQYSGLSANPLAVQALFSLPQLQNLIQVAADKTGLPASTIESVLPTAVPLVLKVVEMGASQAEKNPVLSRLLDADGDGDIDIADLMQLASRYL, from the coding sequence ATGGGATGGTTAAATCAGGTGGTGGGTGCAGTCAGCGAGCAAGGCGGCTTAGGGCAGATTGGTGGACTGGTGAATACAGTGCAGCAATTATCCAATGATACTGGAGCAGATGAAGGGCAGATGCGATCGCTGCTTTCCGTCGTTGCCAACTTTTCCCAGTCCGCCTTGAAAGAACAAGAACCAGATCAAGCACAGAATCTCGTCAATCAGTATAGCGGACTTTCTGCCAATCCCCTAGCAGTGCAAGCCCTCTTCAGTTTGCCCCAACTGCAAAATTTAATTCAGGTAGCTGCCGACAAAACCGGTTTACCAGCGAGTACCATTGAATCAGTTTTACCCACCGCCGTGCCCTTAGTGCTAAAAGTGGTGGAAATGGGAGCCAGTCAAGCGGAAAAAAACCCCGTTTTGAGCCGCTTACTCGATGCAGATGGCGATGGAGATATTGATATTGCTGATTTAATGCAATTAGCCAGCCGTTATTTATAG
- a CDS encoding heavy metal translocating P-type ATPase, with protein sequence MQQQTLQLEGMSCAACAQRIERAIQGVSGVTECSINFALREATVQYNPSSVSLDKIQQAVENAGYKANVPVQEEEEDESDPALEQLQRKLWLGGAASVLLVVGSLPMMTGISIPGWPMWLHNPWLQWVVSTPVMVWCGRSFFVGAWKALKHKSADMNSLVALGTGSAYFYSLFPTLFPGFFEAQGLSADVYYEAAVVIITLILWGRMLEHQARSKTSSAIRALIGLQPKTARVIRDGEEQDIPLTEVQVGDRLLVRPGEKIPVDGTVVKGSSTVDESMVTGESVAVDKQPGDEVIGATINQTGSFQLEALRVGKDTVLAQIIQLVKEAQSSKAPIQQLADRVTSWFVPAVLVIAILTFITWILLTGNLTLAMVTTVSVLVIACPCALGLATPTSVMVGTGKGAQQGILIKGAESLQLAHQVQTIVLDKTGTLTQGKPTVTDYITTLGTAHGNELKLLEMAASLEKSSEHPLGKAVVDYSERQGVKKPLSEPEQFKAVPGCGVQGYISDHLIQLGTRRWMAELGVNLGVKTSQDVPLSEYQDRWESAGKTVIWMAVDGEVEAILAIADALKPSSEAVVKRLQRMGLEVVMLTGDNQHTAEAIASQVGITQIFAQVRPENKADKVRELQQQGKLVAMVGDGINDAPALAQADVGIAIGTGTDVAIAASDITLISGDLQGIITAIQLSHATLKNIRQNLFFAFVYNTASIPIAAGILYPIFGWLLNPMIAGGAMALSSVSVVTNALRLQKFQPH encoded by the coding sequence ATGCAACAACAAACGCTACAGTTAGAAGGAATGTCATGTGCAGCTTGTGCCCAACGGATTGAACGCGCTATTCAAGGAGTCTCAGGGGTAACTGAATGTTCGATTAATTTTGCCCTCCGGGAGGCAACGGTTCAGTATAATCCCAGTTCTGTGTCTCTCGATAAGATTCAGCAAGCCGTAGAGAATGCGGGATATAAAGCCAATGTGCCCGTACAGGAAGAGGAAGAAGACGAATCTGACCCAGCGCTCGAACAATTACAACGCAAGCTTTGGTTGGGAGGGGCGGCTTCGGTGCTGTTGGTGGTGGGATCTTTGCCGATGATGACGGGAATTTCGATACCGGGTTGGCCCATGTGGCTCCATAACCCTTGGTTGCAGTGGGTGGTGTCTACTCCGGTGATGGTTTGGTGTGGTCGTTCGTTTTTTGTGGGCGCTTGGAAAGCCTTGAAGCACAAGAGCGCCGATATGAATAGTTTGGTGGCGTTGGGGACGGGTTCGGCTTATTTCTATTCTTTGTTTCCGACTTTGTTTCCTGGGTTTTTTGAGGCTCAAGGGTTGAGCGCTGATGTGTATTATGAGGCGGCAGTGGTGATTATTACCCTGATTTTGTGGGGGAGAATGCTGGAACATCAAGCGAGATCTAAGACTTCATCGGCTATTCGCGCTCTGATTGGCTTGCAGCCGAAAACGGCACGGGTGATCCGGGATGGGGAAGAGCAGGATATTCCCTTAACTGAGGTGCAGGTGGGCGATCGCCTCTTGGTGCGTCCCGGCGAAAAAATTCCCGTGGATGGTACAGTCGTTAAGGGTTCCTCAACGGTGGATGAATCCATGGTTACCGGGGAAAGTGTGGCGGTGGATAAACAACCCGGTGATGAAGTGATTGGTGCAACCATCAATCAAACCGGTAGTTTTCAGCTCGAAGCTCTGCGCGTGGGCAAAGATACGGTTTTAGCCCAGATTATCCAGTTGGTGAAAGAGGCTCAAAGTTCTAAAGCGCCGATTCAACAATTGGCCGATCGCGTCACATCCTGGTTTGTGCCTGCGGTTTTAGTTATAGCCATCCTGACGTTTATCACCTGGATACTGCTCACCGGTAACCTTACCCTAGCCATGGTAACCACCGTCAGCGTGTTGGTGATTGCCTGTCCCTGCGCTCTGGGGTTAGCCACCCCCACCTCGGTGATGGTGGGAACTGGAAAAGGGGCACAACAGGGGATTTTAATCAAAGGAGCAGAAAGCTTGCAATTGGCTCATCAGGTGCAAACCATTGTCTTAGATAAAACCGGAACTCTGACGCAAGGCAAACCCACAGTTACCGACTATATCACCACGTTGGGAACTGCCCACGGCAATGAATTGAAACTGTTAGAGATGGCAGCCAGCCTAGAAAAATCCTCAGAGCATCCCCTAGGAAAGGCTGTGGTGGACTATAGCGAGCGTCAGGGGGTGAAAAAACCTTTGAGCGAGCCGGAGCAGTTTAAGGCTGTTCCTGGTTGTGGGGTGCAGGGGTATATTTCTGACCACCTGATCCAGTTAGGAACTCGGCGATGGATGGCAGAATTGGGGGTGAATTTGGGGGTGAAAACCTCTCAGGATGTGCCCTTGAGCGAGTATCAGGATCGGTGGGAGAGTGCCGGAAAAACGGTGATTTGGATGGCGGTAGATGGAGAAGTGGAGGCGATTTTGGCGATCGCCGATGCCCTGAAACCTTCCTCGGAAGCGGTGGTTAAGCGACTCCAGCGCATGGGGTTAGAGGTGGTGATGCTCACGGGAGATAATCAGCATACGGCAGAGGCGATCGCCTCTCAAGTGGGAATTACCCAGATTTTCGCCCAAGTGCGTCCCGAAAACAAAGCCGATAAGGTGCGGGAATTGCAACAGCAGGGTAAATTAGTCGCCATGGTGGGCGATGGTATTAATGATGCCCCCGCTTTAGCCCAGGCAGATGTGGGGATAGCCATTGGTACAGGAACCGATGTGGCGATCGCTGCCAGCGACATCACCTTAATTTCTGGCGACTTACAAGGCATCATCACCGCCATTCAACTCAGTCATGCCACCTTAAAAAACATCCGCCAAAACCTATTTTTCGCCTTTGTTTATAACACCGCATCGATTCCCATTGCTGCCGGTATTTTATATCCGATTTTCGGTTGGTTACTCAATCCCATGATTGCCGGTGGAGCGATGGCATTAAGTTCGGTTTCTGTCGTCACCAACGCCTTAAGATTACAAAAATTTCAACCCCATTAA
- a CDS encoding Uma2 family endonuclease — translation MTAFILHNPETASITDEQFYQLCVANRDLRLERTAKGDLIIMPPTGGGTGKRNSEINLDLGFWNRQTQLGVVFDSSTCFKLPKGATFSPDASWIPLEKWEALSAEEQEKFPPLCPDFIIELRSASDSLKSLQAKMQEYMDNGCRLGWLINPQNRQVEVYRQGQEKQILDNPANLSGEAVLPGFILNLSLIW, via the coding sequence ATGACCGCATTCATTTTACACAATCCCGAAACCGCCTCCATTACCGATGAACAATTTTATCAACTTTGTGTAGCTAACCGTGACTTGCGGCTAGAACGAACAGCGAAAGGGGACTTAATCATTATGCCACCGACTGGAGGGGGAACGGGAAAGCGGAACTCAGAGATTAATCTAGATTTAGGTTTCTGGAATCGACAAACTCAATTAGGGGTTGTGTTTGATTCTTCCACTTGCTTTAAGCTGCCTAAAGGGGCTACTTTTTCCCCGGATGCGTCTTGGATACCTTTAGAAAAGTGGGAAGCCTTGAGCGCAGAAGAGCAAGAAAAATTCCCACCCCTGTGTCCCGATTTTATCATCGAATTGCGCTCTGCCAGCGACTCCTTAAAATCCCTACAAGCAAAAATGCAGGAATATATGGATAATGGTTGTCGATTAGGTTGGCTCATCAATCCCCAAAACCGTCAAGTAGAAGTTTATCGTCAGGGACAAGAGAAACAAATTTTAGATAATCCTGCCAACTTATCCGGAGAAGCAGTTTTACCTGGATTTATCTTAAATCTTTCCTTAATTTGGTAA
- a CDS encoding MBL fold metallo-hydrolase encodes MYLTYLDSNSWLLELGGQKILLDPWLVGPLVFGNLPWLFKGYRPQDRAIPEGVNLVVLSQGLEDHAHPQTLKELNKNLPVVGSPNAAKVVAEFGYTEIHALDHGQTYRLNEQVEIQAVPGSPIGPTLVENGYIFKELSSGKTVYYEPHGYHSPTLKDKGRIDVIITPMIDLGLPLVGPIIKGTESALKVAEWVKPQVMLPTAAGGDVKFEGLLISLLRAEGTVEEFQQKLSAHGLSTQALSPTPGERVEVPLN; translated from the coding sequence ATGTATCTCACCTATCTCGATAGCAACTCTTGGTTACTCGAACTCGGAGGACAAAAGATTCTCCTTGACCCCTGGTTAGTCGGCCCCCTCGTCTTTGGTAACTTGCCCTGGTTATTTAAAGGATATCGTCCCCAAGACCGGGCCATTCCAGAAGGAGTCAATCTAGTCGTTCTCTCCCAGGGATTAGAAGATCATGCCCATCCCCAGACCCTGAAAGAGTTGAACAAAAATCTACCCGTCGTTGGCTCGCCGAATGCAGCCAAAGTCGTTGCAGAGTTCGGCTATACTGAAATTCATGCCCTAGATCATGGTCAAACCTATCGCCTGAATGAGCAGGTCGAGATTCAAGCAGTTCCCGGTTCTCCCATTGGCCCCACTCTGGTGGAAAATGGCTATATCTTTAAGGAACTCTCTAGCGGCAAAACCGTTTATTATGAACCCCACGGTTATCATTCCCCTACACTGAAGGACAAGGGACGGATTGATGTAATTATTACGCCCATGATAGATCTGGGTTTACCGCTAGTCGGGCCGATTATTAAAGGAACCGAGAGTGCCCTCAAAGTCGCTGAATGGGTCAAGCCTCAAGTGATGTTACCCACAGCAGCCGGTGGTGATGTCAAGTTTGAAGGCTTGTTGATTTCCTTACTTAGAGCTGAGGGAACTGTAGAAGAATTTCAGCAAAAATTATCGGCTCATGGCTTAAGCACCCAAGCCCTCTCCCCTACTCCTGGAGAGCGGGTGGAAGTCCCGCTAAATTAG
- the ureG gene encoding urease accessory protein UreG — protein sequence MTQLRVGVAGPVGSGKTALVNLLCQTLREQYQIAVVTNDIYTQEDAQFLVRSGALSGDRIVGVETGGCPHTAIREDASINLVAIEQLEQQFNHLDLLFVESGGDNLAATFSPELVDITLYVIDVAAGDKIPRKGGPGITKSDLLVINKIDLAPLVGADLQVMERDAKKMRGDKPFIFTNLKNNTGLAEVIQFIERYL from the coding sequence ATGACTCAATTGCGCGTGGGAGTAGCTGGCCCGGTTGGATCGGGGAAAACCGCATTAGTAAATTTACTGTGTCAAACGTTGCGAGAACAGTATCAAATTGCTGTAGTAACTAACGATATCTATACTCAAGAAGATGCCCAGTTTTTGGTGCGATCAGGGGCTTTGTCTGGCGATCGCATCGTTGGCGTAGAAACGGGAGGCTGTCCCCATACGGCGATCCGAGAAGATGCTTCGATTAATTTAGTGGCGATCGAGCAACTGGAGCAACAATTTAATCATTTAGATCTGCTCTTTGTCGAAAGTGGCGGTGATAATTTAGCCGCAACCTTCAGCCCCGAATTAGTCGATATTACCCTTTATGTTATTGATGTAGCTGCTGGCGATAAAATCCCCCGCAAAGGCGGCCCAGGAATTACCAAATCGGATTTATTAGTGATTAATAAAATCGACCTTGCCCCCTTAGTTGGCGCAGATCTCCAGGTGATGGAACGGGATGCCAAAAAAATGCGCGGGGATAAACCTTTTATCTTTACCAACCTCAAAAACAATACCGGACTAGCCGAGGTGATTCAGTTTATTGAGCGTTATCTTTGA
- a CDS encoding type II toxin-antitoxin system PemK/MazF family toxin — translation MTQPKPTVSRGDVALVLFPNSNLTSAKTRPALIVQADHLQTGLSQIIVAMITSRMFRAGHPSRVTILLNSPVGGQSGLLTDSVIMTDNLATISLAAVNRVIGSIPTSEIDTALRHTLGL, via the coding sequence ATGACGCAGCCAAAACCAACGGTTAGTCGGGGTGATGTGGCCTTAGTGCTTTTCCCCAATTCTAATCTGACTTCTGCTAAAACTAGACCAGCTTTAATTGTACAAGCAGATCATTTACAAACGGGGTTATCACAGATTATTGTGGCTATGATAACGAGTCGAATGTTTCGAGCAGGCCATCCAAGTCGGGTAACTATTTTACTCAATTCTCCGGTAGGAGGGCAGTCGGGTTTACTGACTGATTCAGTGATTATGACGGATAATTTAGCCACCATATCTCTTGCTGCGGTTAATCGGGTAATTGGCTCGATTCCGACATCAGAGATTGATACAGCATTGAGGCATACACTGGGATTGTAA
- a CDS encoding urease accessory protein UreF, with product MHDSVLLSLLQLANPTLPVGAYSYSEGLETLVEQGKITDKSSLEGWLRDGLRLGSIRLDGAVLIRGWNAMQMQDYPMLRYWNRWLLATRETEELRQQTVQMGRSLSLLVQNLEPDLQPVLQELGPEWSYPLVFAIAANHWQISPTDALLAYLQSWVSNLIAAGVKLIPLGQTTGQKLLFELHPQIRAIVPEILALEDDNLYSCSWGFALGCMAHETQYTRLFRS from the coding sequence ATGCATGATTCTGTTTTATTGTCCTTGTTGCAATTAGCTAACCCCACTTTACCCGTAGGTGCATATAGCTATTCGGAAGGCTTAGAAACCCTCGTGGAACAGGGAAAAATTACTGATAAATCCTCTTTAGAGGGTTGGTTAAGGGATGGGTTGCGATTAGGTTCTATCCGCCTCGATGGTGCAGTGTTAATCCGGGGATGGAATGCGATGCAAATGCAAGATTACCCCATGCTACGGTATTGGAATCGTTGGCTTTTAGCGACTCGAGAAACGGAAGAATTACGGCAACAAACGGTGCAAATGGGGCGATCGCTCTCCTTACTCGTGCAAAACCTAGAACCAGATCTGCAACCCGTTTTACAGGAGTTGGGGCCAGAATGGAGTTATCCCCTAGTGTTTGCGATCGCCGCTAATCATTGGCAGATTTCCCCCACAGATGCCCTCTTAGCCTATCTACAAAGCTGGGTTTCTAACCTGATCGCTGCGGGAGTCAAGTTGATTCCCCTGGGGCAAACCACTGGTCAAAAACTGCTCTTTGAGCTTCATCCCCAGATTCGGGCGATCGTGCCCGAAATTCTAGCCCTAGAGGATGATAACCTTTATAGTTGTAGTTGGGGTTTTGCTCTCGGTTGCATGGCCCATGAAACCCAATATACTCGACTCTTTAGAAGCTAA
- a CDS encoding YcjF family protein: MPLPRLLILIVGITLVLGLMLWFIDALRWFYLQISYTSPLLGTVVLLLIVALLGVLLAGVVYYAWMFQGGKTTKSRSQRVVKVPTEKKEAAAETLKAVRQQMDKIQDRVAREALLERSRQIESSLQGRNVRVVVFGTGSSGKTSVINGLLGQMVGQVQPTIGTTQEGHTYHLPLKGLNREILITDTPGILEIGDAGSDRGQMARQLATQADLLLFVVDNDLRQSEYEPLQALAQIGKRSLLVFNKTDLYTDEDRERILSELRHRVQGLMSSGDVLAIAANPQAAVLPSGDLVVPDPIILPLIRRLAAVLRAEGEDLVADNILMQASALGEDARRILDTQRKRQADKTVEQFQWIGAGAIAVTPLPVVDLLATAAVNAQMVVELGRIYGCELNMERGRELALSLAKTLTSLGIVEGALKLVTTALQLNVATFIVGKAIQGVTAAYLTRIAGKSFIEYFRQDQDWGDGGITEVVQRQFKLNKRDEFVKAFIQDAIERVVHPLTQSESEPSEYNDSTAPWTPPVSIMKVPEPLPPNFSEPDDWLEESDSESENW; this comes from the coding sequence ATGCCCCTGCCTCGCCTCCTGATTCTGATTGTCGGTATTACACTGGTCTTAGGGCTGATGCTGTGGTTCATTGATGCCCTGCGCTGGTTTTACCTGCAAATTTCCTATACGTCCCCGCTCTTGGGAACGGTGGTTTTATTGTTGATTGTTGCCCTGTTGGGGGTGTTACTGGCGGGTGTTGTTTATTATGCCTGGATGTTCCAAGGGGGCAAAACCACCAAAAGCCGCAGTCAAAGGGTGGTGAAGGTTCCGACGGAGAAAAAGGAAGCGGCAGCCGAAACCCTGAAGGCGGTTAGGCAGCAGATGGATAAGATTCAGGATCGGGTGGCGCGGGAAGCCTTACTGGAGCGATCGCGGCAAATCGAATCGAGTCTCCAGGGTCGTAATGTGCGCGTAGTCGTCTTTGGTACGGGGTCATCAGGGAAAACTTCGGTAATTAATGGCTTGTTGGGGCAAATGGTGGGTCAAGTACAACCCACTATCGGCACGACGCAAGAGGGGCACACTTATCATTTACCCTTGAAGGGATTAAACCGGGAAATCTTAATAACGGATACCCCCGGCATCCTGGAAATTGGGGATGCGGGGAGCGATCGCGGGCAAATGGCTCGCCAGTTAGCCACCCAAGCGGATTTACTGCTATTTGTGGTTGATAATGATTTACGGCAGTCCGAATATGAACCCCTGCAAGCCTTAGCCCAAATTGGCAAGCGTTCCTTATTGGTGTTTAATAAGACGGATTTGTATACGGATGAAGACCGGGAGCGCATCTTAAGCGAACTGCGACACCGGGTACAGGGACTGATGAGCAGTGGTGATGTATTGGCGATCGCCGCTAACCCCCAAGCCGCCGTTTTACCCTCCGGCGATTTAGTGGTTCCAGACCCGATTATTTTACCCCTAATCCGCCGCCTAGCTGCCGTTCTCAGAGCTGAAGGCGAAGATTTGGTTGCCGATAACATTTTGATGCAAGCCAGCGCCCTAGGGGAGGATGCGCGGCGGATTTTGGACACCCAGCGCAAGCGGCAAGCCGATAAAACCGTGGAACAGTTCCAATGGATCGGAGCTGGGGCGATCGCCGTCACCCCTCTACCCGTCGTCGATTTGCTTGCCACAGCAGCCGTCAACGCCCAAATGGTAGTCGAATTGGGGCGCATCTACGGCTGCGAATTAAACATGGAACGGGGGCGAGAATTAGCCCTTTCATTAGCTAAAACTCTCACCAGTTTAGGCATCGTAGAAGGAGCGTTAAAATTAGTCACCACCGCCCTACAACTCAATGTCGCCACCTTCATTGTTGGCAAAGCCATTCAAGGAGTCACCGCCGCCTATTTAACCCGCATTGCCGGGAAAAGCTTTATCGAATACTTCCGCCAGGATCAAGACTGGGGAGACGGAGGAATCACGGAAGTTGTGCAGCGTCAATTCAAACTTAATAAACGGGATGAATTTGTCAAAGCCTTCATTCAAGATGCGATCGAGCGCGTCGTCCATCCCCTCACGCAAAGTGAATCAGAACCCTCAGAATACAACGATTCTACCGCCCCTTGGACTCCTCCCGTCTCTATCATGAAAGTGCCCGAACCCCTCCCCCCCAACTTCTCTGAACCAGATGATTGGTTAGAAGAGTCCGACTCAGAATCAGAGAATTGGTAA
- a CDS encoding alpha/beta hydrolase-fold protein: MAYCRRYFRFYSQILQREMEVLHFGDSGYPMLLFPSSNGRFFDPEDRGLIAALGRHLDMGWTQVFCLDTLDWETLLAPGLTIQERRQRWLLLEKHWYKEFMPYACDEAQNDFLVAAGCSLGATHALNLALRYPNIVRRCISMSGTYDLTTLPGIVELDGEETTKELHFINPVAYMANMGRDRWLELGGANTDLKLLTAQHDHCLSDYLRLCDIFNRNGIPHHLEIWDGGHDWSIWQAQLAAFA; the protein is encoded by the coding sequence ATGGCTTATTGTCGTCGGTATTTCCGGTTCTATTCCCAGATTCTACAACGGGAAATGGAGGTTTTGCATTTTGGGGATTCTGGCTATCCCATGCTGTTGTTTCCGTCGAGCAATGGACGGTTCTTTGACCCGGAAGACCGGGGTTTGATTGCTGCTCTGGGGCGACATTTGGATATGGGCTGGACTCAGGTGTTTTGTTTGGATACCTTGGACTGGGAAACCCTGTTAGCTCCAGGATTGACGATTCAGGAACGCCGTCAGCGCTGGTTATTGCTGGAGAAACATTGGTATAAGGAGTTTATGCCCTATGCTTGTGATGAAGCCCAAAATGATTTTTTGGTGGCTGCTGGCTGTTCTTTGGGGGCAACCCATGCGTTAAATTTGGCTCTGCGCTATCCGAATATTGTCCGCCGGTGTATTTCTATGTCGGGAACCTATGATTTGACGACGCTGCCGGGAATTGTGGAGTTGGATGGGGAGGAAACCACCAAGGAGTTACATTTTATTAACCCAGTGGCGTATATGGCTAATATGGGCCGCGATCGCTGGTTAGAATTAGGAGGAGCCAATACTGACCTGAAACTGCTCACCGCTCAACATGACCACTGTCTCTCCGATTATCTGCGCTTGTGCGATATTTTTAATCGTAATGGCATTCCCCATCATCTGGAAATTTGGGATGGCGGCCATGATTGGTCAATTTGGCAAGCCCAACTCGCCGCCTTTGCCTAA
- a CDS encoding GUN4 domain-containing protein produces the protein MEEVETRFEVRLIQLAEQVDRLTKEQEALKTQLAEIKGSGLSATIQARPVPPADAQPLQSASELDVPSDDIPLQSSSGQSYARLKYLLKCGRWQEADEETAFQLQTVTGYPNCRNIPKEEIESIPAEDLQIMGRLWSQYSYDKFGFIIQSQIYQKMGGTEESRDIVLSDFANILGWYPDDGCMSENDLILDIEQAPIGYFPQITQMSLDVYKVLLCREEWSKFPAIPDIEIQMKQVAEKERIRSSNFYQEELTREREEERATLIDAFFKEKFTEIDEELLAIKPKIIALPKDKFADALLKLGQWSREQLLEHWQAD, from the coding sequence ATGGAAGAGGTAGAGACTCGGTTTGAGGTGCGTTTAATCCAACTTGCAGAACAGGTAGATCGGTTAACGAAAGAACAGGAAGCGCTCAAAACACAACTTGCAGAGATCAAAGGTTCTGGTTTATCCGCTACGATACAAGCACGACCGGTTCCTCCTGCTGACGCTCAACCCTTACAGTCAGCAAGTGAACTCGATGTACCCTCAGATGACATCCCCTTACAATCTTCTTCTGGACAAAGTTATGCAAGATTAAAATATCTTCTCAAATGTGGACGTTGGCAAGAAGCAGATGAAGAAACAGCCTTTCAATTACAGACCGTAACTGGATATCCCAATTGTCGGAATATTCCTAAAGAAGAAATAGAAAGCATTCCGGCTGAAGATTTACAGATTATGGGTCGCCTTTGGAGCCAGTACAGCTATGATAAGTTTGGTTTTATTATTCAAAGTCAAATCTATCAAAAAATGGGAGGCACTGAAGAATCTAGAGATATTGTTTTAAGCGACTTTGCCAATATTCTAGGTTGGTATCCCGATGACGGCTGCATGAGTGAGAACGATTTAATCCTTGATATCGAACAAGCACCAATAGGTTACTTTCCTCAGATAACACAAATGAGTTTAGATGTTTATAAAGTTCTTCTGTGTCGTGAAGAATGGTCTAAATTTCCCGCCATTCCCGATATTGAAATACAGATGAAACAGGTTGCCGAAAAAGAACGGATCAGATCATCTAACTTCTACCAAGAAGAACTCACCAGGGAACGGGAAGAAGAGCGAGCTACTCTCATCGATGCCTTCTTCAAGGAGAAATTTACTGAAATTGATGAAGAACTCTTAGCCATCAAACCCAAAATAATCGCCCTTCCCAAAGACAAATTTGCCGACGCATTGCTCAAACTCGGACAATGGTCTCGCGAACAACTGCTAGAACACTGGCAAGCTGATTAG
- the fmt gene encoding methionyl-tRNA formyltransferase, with the protein MRVIFFGTPAFAVPTLEQLLSHPQIQVLGVVTQPDKRRGRGGKAIPSAVKTVALRETLPVWQPQRIKKDSLTLQELEQMQADVFVVVAYGQILSSKILKMPRLGCVNVHGSILPQYRGAAPIQWCLYHGETETGITTILMDKGMDTGDMLLKSVTPISLWDNAHTLGERLAQMGAELLVDTLLKLDQEQVIPIPQDNHLATYAPLIDKPDYQLNWERSALELHNQVRGFFPSCVTQFRDGVLKVMETAPLLTGDHLELPEEFMKVEQNLQNMALEKTQVGEVVFLAKGLGPVVKTGKGFLVLRQIQLAGKRAQLGGDFMNGSRVQGGEVLS; encoded by the coding sequence ATGAGAGTTATTTTTTTTGGTACACCTGCCTTTGCTGTCCCCACCCTAGAGCAATTATTATCCCATCCCCAAATACAAGTCTTGGGGGTTGTCACCCAACCCGATAAACGCCGAGGTCGAGGGGGGAAAGCCATTCCCTCTGCCGTGAAAACCGTTGCCCTCCGGGAGACTTTACCCGTATGGCAACCGCAACGCATCAAGAAGGACTCCTTGACTTTACAAGAATTAGAACAAATGCAAGCCGATGTATTTGTGGTGGTCGCCTATGGGCAAATTCTTTCCTCCAAGATTCTGAAGATGCCGAGACTCGGCTGCGTCAATGTCCATGGTTCCATTTTACCTCAATATCGGGGAGCGGCTCCTATCCAGTGGTGTCTCTATCATGGGGAAACGGAAACCGGTATTACCACCATACTCATGGATAAGGGAATGGATACCGGGGATATGCTGCTCAAGTCCGTCACTCCCATCAGTTTATGGGATAATGCCCACACCCTAGGGGAGCGGTTGGCCCAGATGGGGGCAGAGTTATTAGTCGATACGTTGTTAAAACTCGATCAAGAGCAAGTAATCCCTATTCCCCAGGATAATCATTTAGCCACTTATGCCCCTTTGATTGATAAACCGGATTATCAATTAAATTGGGAACGCAGCGCCCTAGAGTTACATAACCAAGTACGGGGATTTTTTCCCTCTTGTGTGACTCAATTTCGCGATGGAGTTTTGAAGGTGATGGAAACCGCTCCCTTACTGACGGGTGACCATTTAGAATTGCCTGAAGAGTTCATGAAAGTCGAGCAAAATTTGCAGAATATGGCCTTAGAGAAGACCCAAGTAGGAGAAGTCGTTTTCCTTGCCAAAGGACTGGGGCCAGTCGTGAAAACGGGTAAAGGATTTTTAGTCTTGCGTCAAATCCAATTAGCCGGAAAACGGGCCCAATTGGGAGGTGATTTTATGAATGGCTCTCGCGTGCAAGGGGGAGAGGTTTTGAGTTAA